A region of the Stieleria neptunia genome:
CAGCGGCGTCCCGGGCGTGAACACCTTGAAATTCTCTCCATCCTGGATCCAAACGCCCGGTAAGAATCGGTCCACGACCAGCAACTTTCCATCATCGATCGCGACCGCTCGCGGGTAATTGACGGTCGCCTTCTCGGTCTCAATCGGCTCGGGGACATCGATCTCCTTGCTCACCACGGCGTCCTCAGCCGCCTCCTGAGCCTGCGCCGATCCGATCGCGATCGCCACCCCCAAGGGGATGGCGAGCAAGGCGACCAGGATGGAATGGTGGCAGGATATTCCGATTGCGCAAAGTTTTCTAATGATCACGATTGGGAGTGCCGAACATAAAACAAGAAATGTACCGAGAAGCGGTTTCTGATGTCGCAACGCCTCCCAGCGGAAAGATTTGGAACATGATAACGTCAAGCCACTCGATTACGCGGGTCTTGCCTGGTCGAAACACGTCGAGTCCTGGAAATATGTCCGCAACCGGCCTTTGCCGCCGCGTTGGCCAGTCTGCCGCGTGGCTTCTGGTGTTCATCGCCGTATTGCCGGTGCTGGTGGTCCCGACGTTGGCCGACGAGCCGGTCGTGCGTGCGGCGGCCGACGTCTTTGAAAGCGAACGCGTCGATCTTTCGGCTGTGAAACCGGTCAAACGAGCGGCGCGCAACGTCGCCGTTGGTCACGCGGTCGAAACCGACGGCGTGGTACGGCCGGTGTCGTATTACGAGGGCGAAATGGGCTACGGTCCCAGCGTCTTTGAATCGAGCTGCGGCTGCGAGACGGTTTGTGATTGTCCGGTGGGCGACGTCTTCGTGGAACCCGGTTGCGGGATCGAAGCGTCCTGCGGGTTTGAAGCGTCTTGCGGAGCCGAAACGTGGATCGAGCCGACGTGTGGATGCGATGGTGTCGGATGCGACGCCTGCTGCGACGGCTACGACCCGACCTGTGGATGCAACGCGTGTCGCGGCGGCATCGGTGGTTTCATCGATTGCTTGTTCCCGCGACTGCGAATCCAGTGGGCCCAACTGGACCTGTTTGCCGGCGTGGCCGGGCACACCGGGCCGATGAACTTTGCCAACATCAGCGCGACGGGAACCGACCGTCGCGGGACGGGCAGCTTTGGGTTCTATGAAGGGTTCAACAAAGGGACCGCGGTTCGCTTTTTCGGAGCCGACATCGCCTGGCAATCCGGAGTTCGCTTCACCCAAAACAATCTTTCCGGAGCCGGGTTCACGGACGAGACGCGGGGCCAAATCTTTTTGACCAGCGGCATCTTCCGTACGGTCGACTACGGTTTCCAGTACGGCTTGGTGTTGGACTATCTGTACGAAGACTGGTACTACCGCAGCGACCTGATTCAGATCCGCGGTGAACTGGGTTGGGTCAATCGCGGCGGAAACGTGTTCGGATTTAAATTTGCAGCCGGCATCGACGACGACACCGCGACCACGAGCGTTTTGAACAACAGCGGAACCGTCATCCGCAATGACATCGCGATGGAAGCGTTGACACAGTATCGATTGTTCTATCGCCAACGCTTGGCCCGCCTCGGTTCCTGTGAAGGCTTCGCCGGCTGGACCGACAATGAGG
Encoded here:
- a CDS encoding DUF6666 family protein; its protein translation is MSATGLCRRVGQSAAWLLVFIAVLPVLVVPTLADEPVVRAAADVFESERVDLSAVKPVKRAARNVAVGHAVETDGVVRPVSYYEGEMGYGPSVFESSCGCETVCDCPVGDVFVEPGCGIEASCGFEASCGAETWIEPTCGCDGVGCDACCDGYDPTCGCNACRGGIGGFIDCLFPRLRIQWAQLDLFAGVAGHTGPMNFANISATGTDRRGTGSFGFYEGFNKGTAVRFFGADIAWQSGVRFTQNNLSGAGFTDETRGQIFLTSGIFRTVDYGFQYGLVLDYLYEDWYYRSDLIQIRGELGWVNRGGNVFGFKFAAGIDDDTATTSVLNNSGTVIRNDIAMEALTQYRLFYRQRLARLGSCEGFAGWTDNEDGLLGMEIDLPIHGNLLWNTSATYLIPNEETGSGGSQEEGWNLAIGFTYRPGGLGGQSRYSRPLLKVADNGTMMVDRK